TACAAGTAGCTGTCATTTGTTCAATGTATTCAACAAAATGCTGGTTGTGCTTTGGATATTAGGATAACACACTTAATATCTGTATTCTTTCCAACTCAGTCGGTCCTGCCCTGGGCAGAGTGTCCCATCAATTCCAACCGAACAGGACCTATAGAGGAGTGTGAACTGGCCACGCCCACCCAGTACTTCTTCTACAGGGAAACACTGGACATTTCTTCTTCGATTGAAGAGAATGGGGGCGTTCAGACCGGCCAGGCACTGTGCCTCCTGCTTGCCTGGGTGATTTCTTACCTGTTTGTTGTCCGAGGAGTAAAGTCAACTGGAAAGGTAAGAGGCCCCAAGGCGCTTCAATTATAAATACTGGaagcacacacacccacagataTGTACATGACCCCGTCCTGTCTGTAAGTTGTGACTGATGACTTTTAAGCAACGCTTAAAAAAAGTCAGGGACTGGGAAATTACAGAGAAATAAATTGCAATCAAGTCATCATTGATAATCTCCTTTGGATTGTAGGTAacaaacttaaaggggcagtaagcgatttttttCCTGGCACACACAAAGAACCAACAGTTagcagaccgtgaggaaatattcgcagaattttacaaaaagtgtattggattaaaatcgcttactggccctttaaacTCTTCTGGGTGCATCTCCAGGCTTGTCCGTCCCGTTCACTTCCAACTGAACAGGACCTttagtgtttattttctctttaactAACTTATActgtagacattttttttctcctgtttgatTAAGTAAATGGACGATTTGTTCATTTTACCAGCATCAGTGTGACTCAGTGGTTAAAGATAGtttacacaaaacattcaagCCATTTTTGTACAAAGCCCCTATGAAGTGATTTAATCTCAAATTTCTCAAAATGATGACAGTAACTACCACTGTAACATAAGATGACTATTGAACTATTCACTCCTGtgtttgaactttgaccctgaCTTTTGTTGTGTGGCACCACTTTTAGGTGGTGTACTTCACCGCCACATTTCCATACGTGGTCCTCCTCATCTACCTGATATGGGGCTTCACTCTTCATGGTGCCATCAATGGTGTGAAATACATGTTCACACCCAAGGTAGGGTCATGTTGGGCATTTTGTTAACATTTAACAGTCTCTCGTGTTCAATTGCGGATATTTTCTCATCAGGTGCATCGGGGCAAAAATAACATGCCTGTGTCTACTTTTAGATGGAACAGCTTGCCAACCCCACTACATGGGTCAACGCAGCCACGcagatctttttctctctgggtTTGGGTTTTGGGTCGCTCATAGCTTTCTCCAGCTACAACCAgtacaacaacaactttgagCGCCAGGCCGTCGCCGTGTCCATCATCAACAGTGGAACGTCCATCTTTGCCAGCATTGTCACCTTTTCCATCTATGGGTTTAAGGCGACCATCAACTACGAGAGCTGTCTAGAAAGGTGTGTCTTGTGCcaatgtgtgtgcatatgtacTGTTTGGACTCTGTGGCCTTgtaatctgcatgtgtgtgtgtactgtgattttatatatatttttgtcattgttgttatttcttATTTGGTGCAATTTGAAGCCGAAAAAAGACAGTGAGAGCAAAGCAAGACGGATCGTGTACATGACATCAACACAGAATAAGACAGAACAATATTGGTGATAACATGAGGTTGTAATCAGATGCAAAGGTTTATGTGGTGTGTATGAAGTGTATGTGGTTATAGTCTGGAATAGATACGGGTGATAAAAGACACCAAGTGCACCTGCATAGTGTGGCAGAAGTCAAGGGGAACACTATGCTACACAAgtatatttttactttaaaaaaattgggatGTTGCCCGCCTTGGACGCAACCTGTGTTAGGGACTCGCCCCTCTGCCCACTGCTTTACCACCAGTTGTTGGCTTAGGGTTTGCAGAAGCATGTTTAATCGGGTGTTTGCAGGTTTGTGTACCTGTGACCATGCACAGTGAATAAAAAGATCAACAAATAGGACTCAACAACATGTGCAGACGGTTTAGGGAGCCACAGATATAAAGTGAGGTAGATAATAGAGAGAGtaatgcaaacacaaaggaGGATGAGAGGGTTTGGGTTGGATGTGCTAGTGAGGTTTAGGTTAAACAGGTTAGGTTGGTAAGTCACATCAGTGTTGGTCATACCCACTGGTATCATACTGAACCATACCCAGCAAGTGGTGAAGGATATTGAAATATGACGTTTGTGTACTTTTCATGTAACAGACCCTTTTGTTCCCGCTGCAGGACACGCATACTGCTGCTGAACACCTTCGATCTGGCTGAGGACAAAATCACGATGGACACGGTGTTTGAGTGGATTGAGAGGCTGAACGCGACGTACCCGCAGCAGTTCGCTGAAATCAGCAGCAAACTGGAAACCTGTGACCTGGAGAAGGAACTCGACACTGTATGTACCTCATCGTTGGAGATTTAAAGATGTGACGTATGGATGTCACGGATATAGTAACCAAAATCACCACGGTTATcagctgtgtgttgttttttaaatatgatgaaaatgttcaaaaagtactgatacataaacctttcaaaagaacgGCTCAAAGTTCTTTACTTTCTTGTAAAAGATCCATCTCGTGCGGAGATGTGCCGGTGTTTGATTCCGCTTTACGacataaacacaatgaaacggcgctccctctctgcattcactctgTAGTTCGCTCGACCACCGGCTTTCTCGACGTGCAGGAGGGGAAACTGAAACTTTAAAAGTTTGTGTTCTGCCCTGAACCTAGACAACACTTTTGTCAACGCCAAGATGTGCCCATACTTCTGACTTAGTGGGTCTTAGGACGACTGAAAACTATCCTGTGCGCTGTCACTGCCTTCCGCCATGCTGCGCCTGTGTCCGGGAGAGCTGGACAGTGTTCACTGGGGTAATCTAACGTGGAACTCAACTGCGGctttaatgataattaaaaatttaaacGGTAGAATTAAGCGCCAGGAATTTCACAGTGAAACCTGTAACTATTTCATCCTGCCAATACCCGCCTAGAGCTCTAAAATGTGTATTAAgagaaccggactcagttgtgggcggaacaaGGGGTCAAAGCACATTTCAGTTTCCATTCCAGGCCTtaagttctctctctgtcctctgttccAGGCAGTGGAGGGTCCAGGTCTGGCCTTCATAGTTTACAGCGAGGCCATTAAAGACATGCCGCTGCCTCAGCTGTGGTCGGTGCTATACTTCTCCATGCTCCTGCTGCTGGGAATGGGCAGCATGCTCGGCAACATCACCGCCATCATCACTCCGCTGCGGGACTTCAAGGTCCTTTCCTCCATGAGCATCGAGTTGTTAAATGGTGAGATCCAGATACGGTGGTAGTGTTTTTTATGTACGTGGCACGGATTTCTCTCTGCACTCCCTTCAAAGTGACtcagacatgtttgttttttgcgaCACGTTGCTCAAATAAGAGgcttgtctgtgttttcagggtGTAATGGGCAAATCAGATTTTAGGATTTAATTTGTCCCATATTACTGTGACCAATCAAGGATGAAGGTGAAAGGTTGAACTGCCAAGAATTCCATTGggacttaaagctacagtgtgtaatatttggaagaacttctgaacagaaattgaatatattgtccacaactatgtgttcatacatgtataatcttttttcatcaactctgTTCAGCGTATCGCAATTTCACCTAATCAACTCCCCAAGAATACCATATAAGGCTTCGTTCCCCGCCACATGTCAGGAAGTGTTCATACATAAGAGTAGTGATGAACGTATGAACGGTTCTTGCGAGCTCTGGTTGAGGTCCGTGTTCGTGGGCCACAACCAGCCAAGAGATCCTAACTCGATTGGTTGtacgctcttcttcttctacttctgcgtcatttttaatggcggttggcgacGAGCCTCACAGGCGCAttatcggcaccttctgctccggagggTTAGGGGttcgaaagaagttgtcgtttgatgttaaatgtagtgTACGACGACAACgaaccctaaccataaccacAATCCTAACCCTAGCGGCCAAAACAGAACTCAAAATAtcagaaattattattaactaAGAATTcaccaaaaataatttcaaaaaaattgaacaccacaaaaactggaaaatggaaaaggtAACCAAATAATTATAAAATCCAATCGTTGGAACATAAATACAACTGAAAACGACAAACAAACTTGTGGgaatcatgaataaaaaaagaatgtatagATTGAGGACAGATACATCACCAATATATGATCAAAGAAGTAACAAAATCCAATcattggaacaaaaaaaaacgaaaacgaCAAACCCACGTATGGgaatcaattaaaaaagaatgttataatttttatagaaaaattacgtcaacagaaaaaaggaaaaagccaATCATTGGAACATAAAAACGTCCAAAAAAGACAAACCCAGCTATTGGAATCAtataaaaagtatttataaTTGGTGACAGATGACGTCACCAAAAGGTAATCAAAGAACTAACAAATTCCAATCATTGGAAtataaaaaacccccacaaaaacGACGAACCCACCCATgggaatcaaataaaaaagaatattacaattttaaagAGCAATGACGTCAccaaaaaatagaataaagtcAAAACCGGACCAAAACCATAAAACCATAAACGAATACTCAGAAATAAAGAGGACACATGGTACTGCATGGAAGTAAAATGACGAAGTGTGATGGAGAGTTGCGGTCTACGAGCGTCGGCCCGTGCACTGCCTTCGATTCCCCGCCCCCACCAGAATCCAGATTtctgcgaatgtgtgtgtgtgcgtcagtgaCCGAGTGTGTGTTCCGCCCGCAGgtattgtgtgtctgttctgtctgctgCTCGGCCTCGGCTTCACCACCACGTCAGGGAGTTACTGGTTCACCATGTTCAACGACTACGGCGCGACGTTCTCCCTGCTGTTCGTCGTCCTCGTCGAGGTCATCACCGTCAGTTACATCTATGGAAGTAAAAGGTTTGTGTTGTGCGTCTGCGGCCCTGCAGTTCAGCTTTTGgttgttctgttttctgttcgGGCAGTGGCTCCATGacattctcttttcatttcaaggtTCGAAAAAGACGTGGAAGACATGCTCGGTCATCGTCCAAACTGGTACTGGAGGATCATGTGGAAATTCATCagtcctcttctcctcatcacCGTCTTCGTCTTCTACATCGTCAACTACATCAGGGGCGGGACGCCCACCTACCAAGCATGGAACAAAGAGCTGGTGAGATTTTTTTACTGATGTCCTGTACATACTAAATCATgaaatcatgtgtgtgtgtgtgtgttctcttgtGCCAACAAGACAGATGAACGACATCATGTTAAAACTCTTCAGTGATGAACTGATTTGTGTGAAGGGAGGTGTTGACTGTGGCTGTTGTTTCTTCAGGGTCAGTCCGTGGTGACGGAGTATCCGGTCTTCGGTCAGGTGTTCAtcgggctgctgctggtgtcgTCCATCAGCTGCATTCCCCTCACCGCTCTGTATGTCTACTGCACAAGGACAAAACGTGGGAACCGTCGCCGGCAGCTCACTGTGAGCACGGTATCTGCTGAAGGGCTCGCACCATGACCCCCGCACGTCTGTCCTCAGACACGGCAACGGTACAATTATTTAtctgctacaaaaaaaaatccaaaagattaaaggagacatattatactcatattcaggttcatacttttaatttgtgttaccacatGAAAAGGtctacatgctctaatgttcagaaaaggaaTCAGTTTTCTCATAATGTCCATTCCTGTacctcctcttttcaccctctgtctaaaacgcctggatttattttagccccgcctcctgataaaccccagtctgccctgattggccagctggcccagtctggtgtgattggtcaaccgctttcaaatTTGTGTTGGAAATGTCACgcccttcaccagaaaagtggaaatTCTccgattgcaggcggggttacccccaaaagagtccaactgtataatctgaaccagttgttcagagccaggctttAGGTTTTAGTAAGCACacgaaaaaaaatgacatggtgGACTTTTTTCACAATTTGCGGGCCGGCAGGCTCTGCAGATAcccacatgtatgtgcacaaacactgaaaaagtgatttttgcataatatgtcacctttaaaagcAAATCTGCtcctcaaaagaaaacaaaccggTGGTATCTGGAGAAAAGCCACAGCTTCATCGTGGAACATGTTATTAA
The sequence above is a segment of the Scophthalmus maximus strain ysfricsl-2021 chromosome 10, ASM2237912v1, whole genome shotgun sequence genome. Coding sequences within it:
- the LOC118284658 gene encoding sodium- and chloride-dependent transporter XTRP3A-like yields the protein MEKDARPSWDSPVEFLLACVSYAIGLGNVWRFPYLCQMHGGGGFLIPYLIMLFLEGLPLFCLELAIGQKMRLGSIGAWTAINPYLGGVGLASVMTSLYLCLYYNIINAWSFWYLFNSFQSVLPWAECPINSNRTGPIEECELATPTQYFFYRETLDISSSIEENGGVQTGQALCLLLAWVISYLFVVRGVKSTGKVVYFTATFPYVVLLIYLIWGFTLHGAINGVKYMFTPKMEQLANPTTWVNAATQIFFSLGLGFGSLIAFSSYNQYNNNFERQAVAVSIINSGTSIFASIVTFSIYGFKATINYESCLERTRILLLNTFDLAEDKITMDTVFEWIERLNATYPQQFAEISSKLETCDLEKELDTAVEGPGLAFIVYSEAIKDMPLPQLWSVLYFSMLLLLGMGSMLGNITAIITPLRDFKVLSSMSIELLNGIVCLFCLLLGLGFTTTSGSYWFTMFNDYGATFSLLFVVLVEVITVSYIYGSKRFEKDVEDMLGHRPNWYWRIMWKFISPLLLITVFVFYIVNYIRGGTPTYQAWNKELGQSVVTEYPVFGQVFIGLLLVSSISCIPLTALYVYCTRTKRGNRRRQLTVSTVSAEGLAP